Proteins from one Spirochaetota bacterium genomic window:
- a CDS encoding response regulator gives MKKPKILIIEDDPVTVMYLQEMLEFRKYRVVGSAPDGPGAIALAHSEQPDLILMDVILEGAMDGIDAAMEIQSRLDIPVVYLTASTDEKNLRRAQETDPYGYLIKPLKDYDLYSAIETALTRHRLEGKIKESEAFVSSLMNSVPVPVIVVDLDQTIRYVNRAFESLTGFESAEVVGSAPPYPWRHERVAGADTAGEAGPLRDNEENHRKKNGEKITVVVSSVPVHRGDELLYHLVSWEDVTLRRKLEEQILDISERERISIGRDLHDGIGQEITAVGYLLGVLVKKIKLGRLPGDEETNAVVKQLDHVKTHVRLMAKGLSPVIVERNGIAIAIGELCRSAEGIYSIRCEADCDDIVIRDASKATHIYYIVQESLNNAVKHGKSKNIKVMLKRRGAGIFFSIVDDGIGLPDETARKEGLGLTFMKYRADIIGGVLNVNRRKPSGTIITCVINRID, from the coding sequence ATGAAAAAGCCGAAGATACTCATCATTGAGGATGATCCCGTCACCGTGATGTACCTGCAGGAGATGCTCGAGTTCCGCAAGTACCGGGTCGTCGGCTCGGCGCCGGACGGGCCGGGGGCCATTGCCCTGGCGCACAGCGAGCAGCCGGACCTCATCCTGATGGACGTGATCCTGGAGGGGGCCATGGACGGGATCGATGCCGCCATGGAGATACAGTCCCGCCTGGACATCCCCGTGGTGTACCTGACTGCGAGCACCGACGAGAAGAACCTCAGGCGCGCCCAGGAGACCGATCCCTACGGGTATCTCATCAAGCCGCTCAAGGATTACGATCTTTATTCCGCCATCGAGACGGCCCTCACGCGGCACCGCCTGGAGGGGAAGATCAAGGAGAGCGAGGCCTTCGTGTCGAGCCTCATGAATTCTGTGCCGGTCCCGGTCATCGTCGTGGACCTTGACCAGACGATCCGGTATGTCAACCGGGCCTTCGAGTCCCTGACGGGATTCGAATCGGCCGAGGTGGTCGGATCCGCGCCGCCCTATCCCTGGCGGCATGAGAGGGTCGCCGGGGCTGATACTGCCGGCGAGGCCGGTCCCCTGCGGGACAACGAGGAGAATCACCGGAAGAAGAACGGGGAGAAGATCACGGTGGTCGTCTCGTCGGTGCCGGTGCACCGCGGCGACGAGCTGCTGTACCATCTCGTCAGCTGGGAGGACGTGACCCTGCGCCGGAAGCTGGAGGAGCAGATCCTGGACATCAGCGAGCGGGAGCGGATCAGCATCGGCCGGGACCTCCATGACGGCATCGGCCAGGAGATCACCGCCGTGGGGTATCTCCTCGGCGTGCTGGTGAAAAAGATCAAGCTGGGACGGCTCCCCGGCGACGAGGAAACGAACGCGGTCGTAAAGCAGCTCGACCACGTGAAGACCCACGTGCGGCTCATGGCGAAGGGACTGTCGCCGGTGATCGTGGAGCGGAACGGCATCGCCATCGCCATCGGCGAATTGTGCCGGAGCGCCGAGGGGATTTACAGCATCCGCTGCGAGGCGGACTGCGACGACATCGTCATCCGGGACGCATCGAAGGCGACCCATATCTATTATATCGTGCAGGAGTCGCTGAACAACGCCGTCAAGCACGGCAAGTCGAAGAATATCAAGGTCATGCTGAAGCGCCGGGGCGCCGGCATTTTTTTTTCCATCGTGGACGATGGGATCGGCCTTCCGGACGAGACCGCCCGGAAGGAGGGCCTGGGGCTCACCTTCATGAAGTACCGCGCAGATATCATCGGGGGCGTTCTTAACGTGAACAGGAGAAAACCGTCCGGGACGATCATTACCTGCGTCATTAACAGGATCGATTGA
- a CDS encoding response regulator transcription factor, whose protein sequence is MRLGLVQYLNSHDQLLVCGQAGDANSAIAAINECMPDIAVVDISLEGVSGIDLIKAIKSRYRQVAVMALSMHAEKEVVRRALQAGAGGYVLKSEPVDQVVEAIEKIIAGKSYISESLRESLMDIVSMKEEGPEELLTQLTDRELDIFKLIGEGLDRREIAQRMGISTSTIGTYRDRIKNKLNMKSSGELIRFAVKWTSKGEDENLTKK, encoded by the coding sequence GTGCGATTGGGGCTGGTGCAGTACCTGAACAGCCATGACCAGCTTCTTGTATGCGGCCAGGCCGGGGACGCCAACTCCGCCATCGCGGCCATCAATGAATGCATGCCCGATATCGCCGTGGTCGACATCAGCCTCGAGGGCGTCAGCGGCATAGACCTGATCAAGGCCATCAAGAGCCGCTACCGCCAGGTGGCGGTCATGGCGCTGTCGATGCACGCCGAAAAGGAGGTCGTGAGACGGGCCCTTCAGGCCGGCGCAGGCGGGTACGTGCTCAAGAGCGAGCCGGTGGACCAGGTGGTGGAAGCGATTGAAAAGATCATAGCCGGCAAAAGCTATATTAGCGAATCCCTCCGGGAATCCCTCATGGACATCGTATCGATGAAGGAAGAGGGGCCGGAAGAGCTGTTGACCCAGCTGACGGACCGGGAGCTGGATATCTTCAAGCTTATCGGCGAGGGACTCGACAGAAGGGAGATAGCCCAGAGAATGGGAATCAGCACCTCAACCATCGGAACATACCGGGACCGGATTAAAAACAAGCTCAACATGAAAAGCTCCGGGGAGTTGATACGCTTCGCGGTCAAGTGGACTTCAAAGGGTGAGGATGAAAATCTGACAAAAAAGTAA
- a CDS encoding MCP four helix bundle domain-containing protein has product MKWFNNLKVGKKVFLSSFIFLVIIFIISIMSIISLRMFNNNFIGFYNDRFMPVTQLNTILQDFLHIRVNMGISQTAAEDNDWNLVRSKVEETKKYGEDYQNLWKKYMSTSMDSEEKALAADFEKIVEPIRAARAEYQKALDARDLKRSKAYLDKWMEGYTALEAHTVKMIKYQENYGKQMMNDQNGSYNTQLVVSIIVLAIAIGLGIVVTMLLSRAVSVPVAKGLGFAQQLADGDLTTRIDLDQEDELGRLAKALNSAADSLENLISNVIVSSQNLSQAVEQIASGNQNLSQRTSEQASSLEEIASTIEEATATINQNADNAGRARDLTETGSVKSVEGNKIAVEAVSSITDMNESSKKVADIIAVINEIAFQTNLLALNAAVEAARAGEQGRGFAVVAGEVRNLAQRSGNAAKEIETLIKDTVSKVDKSTELVNKTGSALNEIAEAAKTSVQIITEIAAASMEQKQGINQINNAITEMDTMTQQNASLVEETASASEEMANQAAELLDMVQRFKISDEIKNGAYSQKHRELHLKAAAKTPGAEPKKEKKDGNGRMKSTEPKIAKKAEGGSMNDILKQEGFEEF; this is encoded by the coding sequence ATGAAATGGTTCAATAATTTAAAAGTCGGGAAGAAGGTATTCCTGTCCAGCTTTATATTCCTGGTGATTATTTTCATCATATCCATTATGAGCATCATATCACTGAGAATGTTCAACAATAATTTTATCGGATTTTACAACGATCGTTTCATGCCGGTGACGCAGCTCAATACTATTCTGCAGGATTTTTTACACATACGGGTAAATATGGGGATTTCTCAGACGGCCGCCGAAGACAACGACTGGAATCTTGTCAGAAGCAAAGTTGAGGAAACAAAAAAATATGGCGAGGACTATCAGAATCTCTGGAAGAAGTATATGAGCACCTCCATGGATTCCGAAGAGAAAGCTCTCGCAGCAGATTTTGAAAAGATCGTTGAGCCGATTCGGGCCGCCCGGGCCGAATACCAGAAGGCCCTCGATGCGCGGGATTTGAAAAGAAGCAAGGCTTATCTCGATAAATGGATGGAGGGATATACCGCTCTTGAAGCCCATACCGTGAAAATGATCAAGTACCAGGAGAACTATGGCAAACAGATGATGAATGACCAAAACGGCTCTTATAACACCCAGCTCGTTGTCAGCATTATTGTTCTTGCCATCGCGATCGGCCTGGGCATCGTCGTTACGATGCTACTTTCCCGCGCCGTGTCCGTGCCGGTCGCCAAGGGCCTCGGGTTTGCGCAGCAGCTCGCCGACGGCGATCTCACCACGAGGATCGACCTCGACCAGGAAGATGAGCTGGGCCGCCTCGCCAAGGCGTTGAACAGCGCCGCCGACAGTCTCGAAAATCTCATATCCAATGTCATCGTTTCCTCGCAGAACCTGTCCCAGGCGGTGGAGCAGATCGCCAGCGGCAACCAGAACCTGTCGCAACGCACCAGCGAGCAGGCTTCGAGCCTCGAGGAAATAGCCTCCACGATCGAAGAGGCCACGGCCACCATCAACCAGAACGCGGATAACGCCGGAAGGGCCCGGGATCTCACGGAGACGGGTTCGGTCAAGTCCGTTGAAGGTAACAAGATAGCCGTCGAGGCGGTGTCATCCATCACGGATATGAATGAATCGAGCAAGAAGGTCGCCGATATCATAGCGGTGATCAACGAGATCGCCTTCCAGACGAACCTCCTGGCGCTGAACGCGGCAGTCGAGGCCGCCCGGGCAGGAGAGCAGGGCCGCGGCTTCGCGGTGGTCGCCGGCGAGGTGCGGAACCTGGCCCAGCGGTCCGGCAACGCCGCCAAGGAGATCGAAACCCTCATCAAGGACACGGTCAGCAAGGTTGACAAGAGCACCGAGCTGGTGAACAAGACGGGGAGCGCCCTGAACGAGATCGCCGAGGCGGCCAAGACGTCGGTCCAGATCATCACCGAGATCGCTGCCGCGAGCATGGAGCAGAAGCAGGGGATCAACCAGATCAACAACGCCATTACCGAGATGGATACCATGACCCAGCAGAACGCGTCCCTGGTGGAAGAAACCGCGTCCGCCAGCGAAGAGATGGCGAACCAGGCAGCGGAGCTCCTGGACATGGTGCAGCGCTTCAAGATCAGCGATGAGATAAAGAACGGCGCCTACAGCCAGAAGCACCGTGAGCTGCACCTGAAGGCCGCGGCCAAGACTCCCGGGGCGGAGCCAAAAAAAGAAAAGAAAGACGGCAACGGCCGGATGAAATCGACTGAACCGAAAATCGCAAAAAAAGCCGAAGGCGGTTCAATGAACGATATCCTCAAGCAGGAGGGATTCGAAGAGTTCTGA